The following proteins come from a genomic window of Trifolium pratense cultivar HEN17-A07 linkage group LG4, ARS_RC_1.1, whole genome shotgun sequence:
- the LOC123922617 gene encoding uncharacterized protein LOC123922617 has product MGLDDNAWCAYHRCRGHSTEKCFRLRDLIEELIKSGHLRKFIDDAAQGRVVVPKVPRQEPRDPPGPNRVPPKGRISVNTIAGGFSGGGESSSARKRYVRRAISEIYLVSQPQPLDVPDLAFTAKDGMEVAPHDDDPLVIQVQILNCDVKRVLIDSGSSADIMYWEAFKAMQLAEEQLQPYSGTLVGFSGEQVDVMGYASLLTTFGEGSNAKTIKVRYLVVKTPFTSYNIIIGRPAFNTLGAAMSTLYLAIKYPLENGGVGTVRGDQILAKKCYESSLKIRHRTSSASGKFERKQAAIPGGINIIESADMDPREEFQDRRICQG; this is encoded by the exons ATGGGGCTGGACGATAACGCCTGGTGCGCATATCACAGGTGTAGAGGTCACTCCACAGAAAAATGCTTCCGCTTAAGAGATTTAATCGAAGAGCTGATAAAAAGCGGACACCTTCGCAAATTCATTGACGACGCCGCCCAAGGGCGGGTTGTCGTGCCAAAAGTCCCCCGACAGGAGCCACGAGACCCTCCTGGGCCAAATAGAGTGCCTCCCAAGGGGAGAATCTCCGTGAATACAATAGCGGGAGGATTCTCAGGCGGGGGCgaatcaagctcagcaaggaaaaggTATGTACGCCGAGCCATCTCGGAAATATACCTCGTAAGTCAACCCCAGCCATTAGACGTACCAGATTTGGCGTTCACTGCAAAGGATGGTATGGAGGTAGCACCTCATGACGATGATCCATTagtgatacaagtccaaattttgaactgtgaCGTAAAAAGGGTATTGATAGACTCAGGGAGTTCAGCGGAcattatgtactgggaagctttcaaggccatgcaattgGCAGAAGAGCAACTGCAGCCATACTCCGGAACCCTGGTTGGGTTCTCTGGCGAACAAGTGGATGTAATGGGCTATGCCTCTCTTCTTACCACGTTTGGAGAAGGCAGCAACGCCAAAACTATCAAGGTGCGATACCTGgtagttaaaactccttttacctcctataatattattataggaaggCCCGCCTTTAACACAttaggggcggccatgtccactctatacctagcaataaaataccccctTGAGAATGGGGGAGTAGGAACAGTAAGGGGCGATCAGATTCTCGCCAAGAAATGCTATGAGTCCAGCTTAAAGATACGACACCGAACTTCCAGTGCAAGCGGAAAATTCGAAAGAAAACAAGCCGCAATTCCAGGCGGCATAAACATCATAGAGAGCGCAGATATGGATCCGAGGGAGGAATTTCAAGATCGAAGG atatgccagggatag